TTCTTTAACAGCTGCTCGGAACATATCGCCCGTTGAAATCTGGGGAATACCATATTTTTCAATCAATCGTTCGGCCTGCGTGCCTTTGCCGGCACCCGGAGGCCCCATTAAAAGAATGTACATGTAAACTACCCCCTTATCATTTCATAAAGCCCTGATACTGTCTGTTGAGCAACAACGATTCGGCCTGCTTCATCGTATCGATAGCGACGCCGACTACAATCAGCAGCGCCGTACCGCCGAAATACACACCTTCAATGCCCGTAATCCAGCCGATGAAGTTCGGCAGAATGGCGATGAAGGCGAGGAAGAACGAACCTGCCAAGGTAATACGCGTCATAATTCTATCGATATACAAAGCTGTCGGCTGGCCCGGACGAATACCGGGGATAAAGCCGCCGTACTTCTGCATGTTTTCCGTAAGCTGCGGAATATTCAGCGAAATAGCGGTATAAAAATAAGTAAAGAAGATAATCAAAATGGCGTACATAATGGTGTTGGTCACCGTACCCCATGCAAACCATCCGGCAATCATCTGTACCGTTTCATTCTGTACGAACTGTGCAATCGTAATCGGGAACATCAGCACGGACGAGGCGAAGATGATGGGGATAACGCCAGCCTGATTGACTTTCAAAGGAATATGCGTCGAATGGCCGCCGTACATCTTCCGGCCGACAATCCGTTTCGCATACTGCACAACGACGCGCCGTTGTCCCTGCGTCACCTCAATGACTACAACAATCATGAAAAGGGCGATCAAGGCGAACAACAGCACCTGGAAAATGTTGATGGAACCTGCCTGAATATATTTGTATACAGTCATGCAGCCATCGGGGAACCGCGCTACGATACCGGCGAAGATGATCAGCGAAATGCCGTTGCCGATGCCGCCTGCTGTAATCTGATCGCCCAGCCACATGAGGAAACACGTGCCGGCCGTCAGAATCACCGCTACCATAAATACCATGGCCCAGCTGTCGTTTACGAAAGCGTTGTTTACTTTCAGCGCATAGCTCATGGCAAAGGCCTGGATGAAACCTAAGACTACCGTGCCATACCGGGTGACCTTCTGGATTTTTTCACGGCCGTCCTGATTGTCCTTCGCCCACTGCTCAAAGGTCGGAACGACCGACGTGAGGAGCTGCATGATAATGGACGCGTTGATATATGGCGTAATACTCATAGCGAGGATAGAAAACTTACTCAAGGCGCCGCCGGAAAATAAATCCAACAGGCCAAATAAGTTGCCGCTGCTGAAAAGATTTTCAATGACTGAGGCGTCTACTCCCGGAACAGGGATGTGGACACCTAGTCTGAAAATAATGAACATGATCAAGGTGAAAACTGCGCGTTTCCGGAACTCCGGAACGTTCAGCACATTCTGGATGTTCTCTAACACCTTAGATCACCTCTACCTTACCACCAGCTGCTTCAATTTTTTGCTGCGCCGATTTCGTGAAGCCCTGCGCTACAACGGTAAGGGATTTTTCCAATTCGCCGTTGCCGAGGATACGAACACCGTCGCATACGTTTTTAAGAATACCTGCTTCTACCAATGCAACAGGATCTACCGTCGTGCCGTTTTCAAAGCAATTCAGTACAGAAACGTTAACTTCTGCATACTGTTTAGCCCAGATATTTTT
This region of Megasphaera stantonii genomic DNA includes:
- the secY gene encoding preprotein translocase subunit SecY, coding for MLENIQNVLNVPEFRKRAVFTLIMFIIFRLGVHIPVPGVDASVIENLFSSGNLFGLLDLFSGGALSKFSILAMSITPYINASIIMQLLTSVVPTFEQWAKDNQDGREKIQKVTRYGTVVLGFIQAFAMSYALKVNNAFVNDSWAMVFMVAVILTAGTCFLMWLGDQITAGGIGNGISLIIFAGIVARFPDGCMTVYKYIQAGSINIFQVLLFALIALFMIVVVIEVTQGQRRVVVQYAKRIVGRKMYGGHSTHIPLKVNQAGVIPIIFASSVLMFPITIAQFVQNETVQMIAGWFAWGTVTNTIMYAILIIFFTYFYTAISLNIPQLTENMQKYGGFIPGIRPGQPTALYIDRIMTRITLAGSFFLAFIAILPNFIGWITGIEGVYFGGTALLIVVGVAIDTMKQAESLLLNRQYQGFMK
- the rplO gene encoding 50S ribosomal protein L15, translated to MKLHEMSIVPGSKKKRNRVGRGIGSGNGKTAGKGMKGQLSRSGGGKRPGFEGGQMPLYRLLPKRGFKNIWAKQYAEVNVSVLNCFENGTTVDPVALVEAGILKNVCDGVRILGNGELEKSLTVVAQGFTKSAQQKIEAAGGKVEVI